The Cucurbita pepo subsp. pepo cultivar mu-cu-16 unplaced genomic scaffold, ASM280686v2 Cp4.1_scaffold000469, whole genome shotgun sequence nucleotide sequence AGGGTCTAACTACTACTAAACCACAATTAGAATCCACTGATCATTCTGTGATTGGAGCTTGGCTTGAGCAGATGCAGCTTGATCAGCTTGTAGTGTAGCAAgtacaacaacaacaacaacaacataaAATTCTTTCTGGGTAAAGGTAAGGTAAGGTAAAAGGTGAagctgaagatgatgatggtggAGAGAGGAAGGGTTGGAAGAAGGGTcagattgattgattgattacTCTATTCCTACAAGGATCATTCAATTACTTACCATTCATTATTTTACATCAGTCAGCGAGTCAGTCGGTGAAGTCTCTGGGccaaaatattaagaaaactCGTCCAGGTTCTATTATATTTCTCTATCCATTTTCTGCAATTTCATTTCCAATTCCAACAAAGGCTTCTTGATTCAAAAGCTGTAGAAACCAagagcttttttcttttgttctttttttttttccatctatttaaattttttccatccatatatgaaacaaaaagaagagggGAAGGGGAGGATATGTACTGCCAAAGATTGTCCAATTTGTCGAGAGTTTCctcttattatataatattgatGTAAAACTTTGAATCTGaagttattttttcttttgttcttggtaCTTATGATAGAATCTGTGTATTGGAAGTGATGTGTTTTGGTTCCTTTAATGTGGAGGAGATATGTGTAGACATTTAATAGTGTTGATGATATTGTGGAGGTGTAATTGTGTGCCCCATGGAGCCACAGTGGGTAGGGCATACTTCTTAATGGGGATTGAGGGAGTTAAGGGTGGGATTGGGTAAATAGGTATGCATCCTCTTGTTTGGTACAAGGTTTGCACCCACTAGGCATGGGAATAAATTTAGAGAGGTACATGGAGGGTTGAGACAGTTTTTTCCGTATATATTCTTGTCCCATGGAAAGGAAATGTTGAGAATTTTGTAACGGCCAAAGTTCAGCACTAGCAGATACTGTTtgctttggcttgttacatATCGTTAATGGGGATTGAGGGATCAGTTTGGGTGTATGCGACATGGGTTTATGGAAGATTTTGTTCATGAATACTTTTGTATGTTCTCCACTTCGATTCATTTACCTATTAGATTCATTTGTTCACCTCCCATATTAATATATTCTCAATCATCTTGATTCATGTATGAACATTAGTATTGTTATATCTGGATAAAAGGTTTGTCTAACATTAGATACAGAGTAAGTATCATTTGTATTTGCCTATTGgcaattaaaatgaattttgtaaCTGAGACTTTGTAGTGTGAGAATGTATAAGATATATTATATGTAATTGAAATAGCTATAATGATTGGCTACCCTCCATAAATGTAGGAGAATTTCTTCAACtacaaaaatatgtttttttgtttttttatatttgtggGTGTGTAACTGACATCGATCTTTCAGTTGCGCCACAACACACCCTTTGTGTGGATGGGGTGAACGCATACCATTGGTCAACGCTCGTCGATGGGTGTCGTTGTGGTGGTTGATCGAGGAGGCTAGACGTGGGACGCCACAAGAAGAAGGCCAAGCTTTTTTCTAGGCTGGCGGCTGGTGGGGTTGTGGAGTTGCAAAAGGTGAATGGGCTGATAGGGTTTGGGCCGCCCGCTTCGCCCGGCCACCTGTGTGTTCTGGGTTCTCGGGTCGACCTGATCCGATTGGCTCTAgatccattttcattttttaagtttataaactaaacttataatttaaaaaaaaaatatattttttctcattaTAAAGCAAAATTTATAGGCTAACAATGATCAAGAAGTTAAGCAAGTACTATTAAAAATTCGAGTATGATGCTTCCTGTCATAAGCATTTTGGACGACCAATAAGCAATCAACACGACGATGAAATTGGGGCTTTATAATTTTCCAAACCACCCTATAATTCGAAATGAAATTGAGTCGAATTCTGAGCTCCAATCCTGCTCCTGATTCAAGCTTATCCTCTATTTCTCTCCCCGCACCATACATTGGCTTCTTACTGATACCCACATTCAATCGAAACGTCGTCGTTCCACTCTCCGCGTACAATCTCGGACCCTAATTGAATAACCCACAAAAACAATAGGATTAAATTGATTgttaaactaatttaatttaagaggCATAGAGAATGATGGGTTACTTGGGAGGTTGCAATAGGAAGAGGCCCAAAAGACATGTGAAGAGATGGAGGAAGAATGTGAAGGGCAAAGAGCTTTGAGTAGTTGTCCACAATTACATCCATGGTGCAATTGCATGTTAGGATCTTAGTTCCAACCCCGGTCGTGTCCACTCCTTCCCCGAGCATAAACTCGTCTACTTCTCGTACCTGCATCCATTCCcgagtataatttttagattttataaaNNNNNNNNNNNNNNNNNNNNNNNNNNNNNNNNNNNNNNNNNNNNNNNNNNNNNNNNNNNNNNNNNNNNNNNNNNNNNNNNNNNNNNNNNNNNNNNNNNNNNNNNNNNNNNNNNNNNNNNNNNNNNNNNNNNNNNNNNNNNNNNNNNNNNNNNNNNNNNNNNNNNNNNNNNNNNNNNNNNNNNNNNNNNNNNNNNNNNNNNNNNNNNNNNNNNNNNNNNNNNNNNNNNNNNNNNNNNNNNNNNNNNNNNNNNNNNNNNNNNNNNNNNNNNNNNNNNNNNNNNNNNNNNNNNNNNNNNNNNNNNNNNNNNNNNN carries:
- the LOC111785381 gene encoding uncharacterized protein LOC111785381; the protein is VREVDEFMLGEGVDTTGVGTKILTCNCTMDVIVDNYSKLFALHILPPSLHMSFGPLPIATSQGPRLYAESGTTTFRLNVGISKKPMYGAGREIEDKLESGAGLELRIRLNFISNYRVVWKIIKPQFHRRVDCLLVVQNAYDRKHHTRIFNSTCLTS